One genomic region from Ochotona princeps isolate mOchPri1 chromosome 5, mOchPri1.hap1, whole genome shotgun sequence encodes:
- the SCG2 gene encoding secretogranin-2 gives MAEAKIHWRAAALSLVFLVFLISGTEAASFQRNQLAQKEPDLRLENNQRFSSPEMIRALEYIEKLRQQAHKEESSPDYNPYQGIPALLQPKESGDESHFPDSSRDSLSEDEWMRIILEALRQAESEPQSAPKENKLYALNSDKNFLADMPDDYETQQWPERKLTHMRFPPMYEENSRDNPFKRTNEIVEEQYTPQSLATLESVFQELGKLTGPNSQKRERVDEDQKLYTDDDDDMYKANNIAYEDVVGGEDWSPIEEKMESRTQEEVRDNKENTEKDEQINDEMKRSVPLGLQDEDLHKEGKEQFSEDVSKVMAYLRRLVTAAGGGRSQNGQNGQNGERAIRLFEKPLDSQSIYQLIEISRNLQIPPEDLIDMLKSWEKPSGLVEQEQDLDLPMDLDDISEADLDRPDVFQSQMLSKSGYPKAPGHAMTDSLPDGLSVEDILNLLGMEGAANQKTPFFPNQYNREQLLQRLPYGFGRSRMNLPPKSAWGPDAENRQVAYENLNDKDQDLGEYLARMLVKYPEIMNSNQMKRVANQGSSEGDVQEEDHIEQAVKERLNQGGSQETDKVTPASKRFPAGPLKNDDTSTRQYSDEDLLMKVLEYLNQEKVEKGKEHIAKRAMENM, from the coding sequence ATGGCCGAAGCTAAAATCCACTGGCGGGCAGCAGCTCTGTCTCTTGTATTTCTCGTTTTCCTGATCTCTGGAACCGAAGCAGCATCATTTCAACGAAACCAGCTGGCTCAGAAAGAACCAGACCTCCGTCTGGAAAACAACCAAAGGTTTTCCAGTCCAGAAATGATCAGGGCTTTAGAGTACATAGAGAAACTCCGGCAACAAGCTCACAAAGAAGAAAGCAGCCCAGACTACAACCCGTACCAAGGTATTCCCGCTCTCCTTCAACCCAAAGAAAGTGGTGATGAAAGTCACTTCCCAGACAGCTCCAGGGATTCACTGAGTGAGGATGAGTGGATGAGGATCATACTGGAAGCGCTGAGACAGGCTGAAAGTGAACCTCAGTCAGCACCAAAAGAAAACAAGCTGTATGCCCTGAATTCAGACAAGAACTTTCTAGCTGACATGCCTGACGATTATGAGACACAACAGTGGCCAGAGAGGAAGCTCACGCATATGCGATTCCCTCCCATGTATGAAGAGAATTCCAGGGACAACCCCTTCAAGCGCACAAATGAAATAGTAGAGGAACAATACACGCCTCAGAGTCTTGCCACGCTGGAGTCTGTGTTCCAAGAGTTGGGGAAGCTGACAGGACCTAACAGCCAGAAGCGTGAGAGAGTCGATGAGGATCAGAAACTTTACACAGATGACGATGATGACATGTATAAGGCCAACAACATTGCCTATGAAGATGTAGTTGGGGGAGAAGATTGGAGCCCCATAGAGGAGAAAATGGAGAGTCGAACCCAGGAAGAAGTGAGGGACAACAAAGAGAACACGGAAAAAGATGAACAGATCAATGATGAGATGAAACGTTCAGTGCCCCTGGGGCTCCAGGATGAGGATCTCCATAAAGAAGGGAAAGAGCAGTTCTCAGAAGATGTGTCCAAAGTGATGGCCTATCTGAGAAGGTTAGTGActgctgctgggggtgggaggtcACAGAATGGACAGAATGGGCAGAATGGCGAGAGGGCAATCAGGCTTTTTGAGAAACCCCTGGATTCTCAGTCCATTTATCAGCTGATTGAAATCTCTAGGAATTTGCAGATACCCCCTGAGGACTTAATTGATATGCTCAAAAGTTGGGAAAAGCCAAGTGGGTTGGTGGAGCAGGAACAGGATCTTGACCTACCTATGGACTTGGATGACATCTCGGAGGCTGACTTAGACCGTCCAGATGTGTTCCAAAGTCAGATGCTTTCTAAGAGTGGCTACCCCAAAGCACCTGGTCATGCTATGACCGACAGCCTGCCAGATGGGCTCAGCGTTGAGGACATTTTAAATCTTCTAGGCATGGAGGGTGCAGCAAACCAGAAAACTCCTTTTTTTCCCAATCAGTATAATCGAGAGCAGTTGCTGCAGAGGCTTCCCTATGGTTTTGGAAGGTCTAGAATGAATCTGCCTCCCAAGTCTGCCTGGGGGCCAGATGCTGAAAACAGACAAGTGGCTTATGAGAATCTGAATGACAAGGATCAAGATTTAGGAGAGTACTTGGCCAGGATGCTGGTTAAATACCCCGAGATCATGAATTCAAACCAGATGAAGCGAGTTGCCAATCAAGGCTCATCTGAAGGTGACGTCCAAGAAGAGGATCACATTGAGCAGGCCGTAAAGGAGCGTTTGAATCAAGGCGGCTCTCAGGAGACTGACAAAGTGACTCCGGCTAGCAAAAGGTTCCCTGCAGGGCCCCTGAAAAATGATGATACTTCAACTAGACAGTACTCGGATGAAGATCTGCTAATGAAAGTGCTGGAATACCTCAACCAAGAAAAGGTAGAGAAGGGAAAGGAGCATATTGCTAAGAGAGCAATGGAAAATATGTAA